The Primulina tabacum isolate GXHZ01 chromosome 16, ASM2559414v2, whole genome shotgun sequence genome window below encodes:
- the LOC142529686 gene encoding AP2-like ethylene-responsive transcription factor At1g16060: MGKLSQKNILDNPSKNTNANHATNPGMKAKRTRKTIPRDSPPQRSSIYRGVTRHRWTGRYEAHLWDKNCWNEAQNKKGRQVYLGAYDDEDAAAHAYDLAALKYWGQDTILNFPLTTYEKELIQMDGQSREEYIGSLRRKSSGFSRGVSKYRGVARHHHNGRWEARIGRVFGNKYLYLGTYATQEEAAVAYDMAAIEYRGLNAVTNFDLSRYIKWLRPNNNNNVVNKLDDNIIEPNMVPCANHDLDMVATSTLPPLQQPFEAFDAATSRPRPANATSALGLLLQSSKFKEMMEMTLAAEYPSTPQDQFEYLPQSSIPDDIKTCFESNDFCSYEGDDIFEDLDSFMQPMVQFDSMLNCEDLIDL; this comes from the exons ATGGGAAAGCTATCGCAGAAGAACATTCTCGACAACCCTTCAAAGAACACTAATGCTAACCACGCGACGAATCCCGGGATGAAAGCTAAACGTACTCGGAAGACGATCCCTAGAGACTCCCCTCCTCAACGGAGCTCCATCTATCGCGGGGTGACAAG GCACCGATGGACGGGGAGATACGAAGCACATTTGTGGGATAAGAATTGCTGGAACGAGGCACAAAACAAGAAAGGCAGACAAG TCTATCTTG GTGCCTATGATGATGAAGACGCAGCTGCACATGCGTATGACTTGGCTGCACTCAAGTATTGGGGTCAAGACACTATTCTCAATTTCCCG TTGACCACATATGAGAAAGAGCTAATACAGATGGATGGACAGTCTAGGGAAGAATATATTGGATCATTAAGGAG GAAAAGCAGTGGTTTCTCCAGGGGAGTATCCAAGTATAGAGGAGTTGCAAG ACATCATCACAATGGAAGATGGGAAGCCAGAATTGGAAGAGTTTTTGGCAATAAATATCTTTATCTCGGAACTTATG CTACACAAGAAGAAGCTGCAGTTGCATATGACATGGCAGCTATCGAATATCGTGGACTCAACGCGGTCACAAATTTCGATCTAAGTCGTTACATCAAATGGTTAAGacccaacaataacaacaacgTCGTCAATAAGCTCGACGATAATATTATCGAACCAAACATGGTTCCATGCGCCAACCACGACCTAGACATGGTAGCCACCAGTACCCTTCCACCCCTACAACAACCCTTCGAAGCTTTCGATGCCGCCACATCTCGGCCGCGACCTGCCAACGCGACGTCAGCGTTAGGCCTTTTGCTACAATCTTCCAAGTTCAAAGAAATGATGGAAATGACCTTGGCTGCTGAGTATCCTTCCACACCACAGGATCAGTttgagtatctaccacaaaGCAGCATTCCAGATGACATAAAAACGTGCTTCGAATCCAACGATTTCTGTTCTTACGAAGGAGACGACATCTTTGAGGATCTCGACTCTTTCATGCAGCCTATGGTTCAGTTTGACTCGATGCTCAATTGTGAAGATTTGATCgatctttaa
- the LOC142528701 gene encoding uncharacterized protein LOC142528701 isoform X3 has product MGIIEDGTISGNLPSSSKAFAVHYPGYPSSIERAVETLGGTEGILKVCTNKLNRLELHFRPEDPYSHPAFGELQPCNNFLLKISKKKVKSLINKNNPGGVPEHASAVNLEQNDTFPKLSETSQKIVRPESEPHPDSSEVDVQTQTGAHETLFADIVAQVSEAYHFNGMVDYQHVLAVHADNARRKKRNWDEEEPQFRKGVLLDFDHEDLMMVVPPLFSTKDLPENVVLKPCSDPSLKRKQEVVMQQRWEMEIEQCLAIDFNIKDIPKKVYWEKFIPRDSERWQWQTAVCELFDERPIWLKESLAERLIDRGLNVGGNVLKRYQKTDFRVPPLLRSYCDANASSGLKNNWKDICAFEVFPYKCQVLLQLFELKDDYIQQEIKKPSSQESCSLQTGWFSSHVIDCLRLRVAQRFLTVYPEVGAESILKSVSRRFERSKKVQINLKDLKGNEGKQANEDIVQSVDKELPIDEVEYEEDEMEEDNLGEGFDAAEVEEDRDFLLRPHSYTEHENVSKDYLQELFGSFPFNAAEGDDEMQGADPYDGEEYQIYEHHSDEGDDDFDDEEY; this is encoded by the exons ATGGGTATCATCGAGGACGGCACAATATCGGGTAATTTACCCAGCAGCAGCAAGGCGTTTGCTGTACACTACCCGGGTTACCCTTCTTCCATCGAACGCGCTGTTGAGACTTTGGGGGGTACCGAAGGCATTCTCAAG GTCTGTACCAATAAGTTAAACAGGTTGGAGCTACATTTTCGCCCGGAAGATCCATATTCACACCCAGCCTTTGGAGAACTCCAGCCCTGCAATAATTTTTTactgaaaatttcaaaaaagaaAGTTAAGAGtttgataaataaaaacaaCCCTGGTGGAGTTCCTGAACATGCATCAGCAGTTAATCTTGAGCAGAATGATACCTTTCCTAAATTATCTGAAACTTCACAAAAGATTGTTCGTCCTGAATCTGAACCCCATCCAGATTCTTCTGAAGTTGATGTACAGACACAGACTGGAGCACATGAAACACTTTTTGCCGATATCGTTGCTCAAGTGTCTGAGGCGTATCACTTCAATG GTATGGTGGATTACCAGCATGTTCTTGCTGTTCACGCTGATAATGCTAGAAGGAAAAAAAGGAATTGGGATGAAGAAGAACCACAATTCA GAAAGGGTGTTTTACTGGATTTTGATCATGAGGATTTGATGATGGTGGTTCCACCACTTTTTTCCACAAAGGATCTGCCAGAAAACGTTGT TTTAAAACCTTGCTCAGATCCGAGCTTGAAAAGGAAACAAGAGGTAGTAATGCAGCAGCGCTGGGAG ATGGAGATTGAGCAATGTCTTGCCATTGACTTCAACATTAAAGATATCC CAAAGAAAGTATACTGGGAGAAATTCATACCCAGGGACTCAGAACGATGGCAGTGGCAGACAGCTGTTTGTGAATTGTTTGATGAGCGTCCAATATGGCTCAAAGAGTCATTAGCAGAACGTTTAATTGATCGAGGCCTGAATGTTGGAGGCAATGTGCTTAAAAG ATATCAAAAGACTGATTTTCGAGTGCCACCATTGTTACGAAGCTATTGTGATGCCAATGCCTCATCTGG ATTGAAGAACAATTGGAAGGATATTTGTGCATTTGAGGTTTTCCCATATAAATGCCAAGTTCTATTACAACTCTTTGAACTTAAGGATGATTATATTCAACAAGAAATCAAAAAACCTTCAAGTCAAGAAAGCTGCAGC CTGCAAACGGGATGGTTTTCATCTCATGTAATTGATTGCTTGAGATTGCGAGTAGCTCAGAGGTTTTTGACCGTATACCCCGAGGTTGGTGCAGAATCCATATTGAAGTCTGTTTCTAGACGCTTTGAGAGATCAAAGAAAGTACAGATTAATTTGAAGGATTTGAAAGGCAATGAAGGAAAACAGGCTAATGAAG ATATCGTACAGAGTGTTGATAAAGAACTCCCCATTGATGAAGTTGAATACGAGGAAGATGAAATGGAAGAAGACAATCTTGGGGAAGGTTTTGATGCAGCTGAG GTTGAAGAGGACAGGGATTTTTTGCTACGACCTCATTCAT ACACTGAACATGAAAATGTCTCGAAGGATTATCTCCAGGAGCTTTTTGGTAGTTTTCCCTTCAATGCTGCAGAAGGCGATGATGAAATGCAAGGTGCTGACCCATACGACGGAGAAGAATATCAGATTTACGAACATCATAGCGATGAAGGTGATGATGACTTCGATGATGAGGAATACTAA
- the LOC142528701 gene encoding uncharacterized protein LOC142528701 isoform X1, protein MGIIEDGTISGNLPSSSKAFAVHYPGYPSSIERAVETLGGTEGILKVCTNKLNRLELHFRPEDPYSHPAFGELQPCNNFLLKISKKKVKSLINKNNPGGVPEHASAVNLEQNDTFPKLSETSQKIVRPESEPHPDSSEVDVQTQTGAHETLFADIVAQVSEAYHFNGMVDYQHVLAVHADNARRKKRNWDEEEPQFRKGVLLDFDHEDLMMVVPPLFSTKDLPENVVLKPCSDPSLKRKQEVVMQQRWEMEIEQCLAIDFNIKDIPKKVYWEKFIPRDSERWQWQTAVCELFDERPIWLKESLAERLIDRGLNVGGNVLKRLLFIAAYYFSNGPFLRFWVKKGYDPRKDPESRIYQKTDFRVPPLLRSYCDANASSGLKNNWKDICAFEVFPYKCQVLLQLFELKDDYIQQEIKKPSSQESCSLQTGWFSSHVIDCLRLRVAQRFLTVYPEVGAESILKSVSRRFERSKKVQINLKDLKGNEGKQANEDIVQSVDKELPIDEVEYEEDEMEEDNLGEGFDAAEVEEDRDFLLRPHSYTEHENVSKDYLQELFGSFPFNAAEGDDEMQGADPYDGEEYQIYEHHSDEGDDDFDDEEY, encoded by the exons ATGGGTATCATCGAGGACGGCACAATATCGGGTAATTTACCCAGCAGCAGCAAGGCGTTTGCTGTACACTACCCGGGTTACCCTTCTTCCATCGAACGCGCTGTTGAGACTTTGGGGGGTACCGAAGGCATTCTCAAG GTCTGTACCAATAAGTTAAACAGGTTGGAGCTACATTTTCGCCCGGAAGATCCATATTCACACCCAGCCTTTGGAGAACTCCAGCCCTGCAATAATTTTTTactgaaaatttcaaaaaagaaAGTTAAGAGtttgataaataaaaacaaCCCTGGTGGAGTTCCTGAACATGCATCAGCAGTTAATCTTGAGCAGAATGATACCTTTCCTAAATTATCTGAAACTTCACAAAAGATTGTTCGTCCTGAATCTGAACCCCATCCAGATTCTTCTGAAGTTGATGTACAGACACAGACTGGAGCACATGAAACACTTTTTGCCGATATCGTTGCTCAAGTGTCTGAGGCGTATCACTTCAATG GTATGGTGGATTACCAGCATGTTCTTGCTGTTCACGCTGATAATGCTAGAAGGAAAAAAAGGAATTGGGATGAAGAAGAACCACAATTCA GAAAGGGTGTTTTACTGGATTTTGATCATGAGGATTTGATGATGGTGGTTCCACCACTTTTTTCCACAAAGGATCTGCCAGAAAACGTTGT TTTAAAACCTTGCTCAGATCCGAGCTTGAAAAGGAAACAAGAGGTAGTAATGCAGCAGCGCTGGGAG ATGGAGATTGAGCAATGTCTTGCCATTGACTTCAACATTAAAGATATCC CAAAGAAAGTATACTGGGAGAAATTCATACCCAGGGACTCAGAACGATGGCAGTGGCAGACAGCTGTTTGTGAATTGTTTGATGAGCGTCCAATATGGCTCAAAGAGTCATTAGCAGAACGTTTAATTGATCGAGGCCTGAATGTTGGAGGCAATGTGCTTAAAAG GCTTCTGTTCATAGCAGCATATTACTTCTCAAATGGGCCATTTCTAAGGTTCTGGGTCAAAAAAGGATATGATCCCCGAAAAGATCCTGAATCTCGCAT ATATCAAAAGACTGATTTTCGAGTGCCACCATTGTTACGAAGCTATTGTGATGCCAATGCCTCATCTGG ATTGAAGAACAATTGGAAGGATATTTGTGCATTTGAGGTTTTCCCATATAAATGCCAAGTTCTATTACAACTCTTTGAACTTAAGGATGATTATATTCAACAAGAAATCAAAAAACCTTCAAGTCAAGAAAGCTGCAGC CTGCAAACGGGATGGTTTTCATCTCATGTAATTGATTGCTTGAGATTGCGAGTAGCTCAGAGGTTTTTGACCGTATACCCCGAGGTTGGTGCAGAATCCATATTGAAGTCTGTTTCTAGACGCTTTGAGAGATCAAAGAAAGTACAGATTAATTTGAAGGATTTGAAAGGCAATGAAGGAAAACAGGCTAATGAAG ATATCGTACAGAGTGTTGATAAAGAACTCCCCATTGATGAAGTTGAATACGAGGAAGATGAAATGGAAGAAGACAATCTTGGGGAAGGTTTTGATGCAGCTGAG GTTGAAGAGGACAGGGATTTTTTGCTACGACCTCATTCAT ACACTGAACATGAAAATGTCTCGAAGGATTATCTCCAGGAGCTTTTTGGTAGTTTTCCCTTCAATGCTGCAGAAGGCGATGATGAAATGCAAGGTGCTGACCCATACGACGGAGAAGAATATCAGATTTACGAACATCATAGCGATGAAGGTGATGATGACTTCGATGATGAGGAATACTAA
- the LOC142528701 gene encoding uncharacterized protein LOC142528701 isoform X4 yields the protein MGIIEDGTISGNLPSSSKAFAVHYPGYPSSIERAVETLGGTEGILKVCTNKLNRLELHFRPEDPYSHPAFGELQPCNNFLLKISKKKVKSLINKNNPGGVPEHASAVNLEQNDTFPKLSETSQKIVRPESEPHPDSSEVDVQTQTGAHETLFADIVAQVSEAYHFNGMVDYQHVLAVHADNARRKKRNWDEEEPQFRKGVLLDFDHEDLMMVVPPLFSTKDLPENVVLKPCSDPSLKRKQEVVMQQRWEMEIEQCLAIDFNIKDILIKVYWEKFIPRDSERWQWQTAVCELFDERPIWLKESLAERLIDRGLNVGGNVLKRYQKTDFRVPPLLRSYCDANASSGLKNNWKDICAFEVFPYKCQVLLQLFELKDDYIQQEIKKPSSQESCSLQTGWFSSHVIDCLRLRVAQRFLTVYPEVGAESILKSVSRRFERSKKVQINLKDLKGNEGKQANEDIVQSVDKELPIDEVEYEEDEMEEDNLGEGFDAAEVEEDRDFLLRPHSYTEHENVSKDYLQELFGSFPFNAAEGDDEMQGADPYDGEEYQIYEHHSDEGDDDFDDEEY from the exons ATGGGTATCATCGAGGACGGCACAATATCGGGTAATTTACCCAGCAGCAGCAAGGCGTTTGCTGTACACTACCCGGGTTACCCTTCTTCCATCGAACGCGCTGTTGAGACTTTGGGGGGTACCGAAGGCATTCTCAAG GTCTGTACCAATAAGTTAAACAGGTTGGAGCTACATTTTCGCCCGGAAGATCCATATTCACACCCAGCCTTTGGAGAACTCCAGCCCTGCAATAATTTTTTactgaaaatttcaaaaaagaaAGTTAAGAGtttgataaataaaaacaaCCCTGGTGGAGTTCCTGAACATGCATCAGCAGTTAATCTTGAGCAGAATGATACCTTTCCTAAATTATCTGAAACTTCACAAAAGATTGTTCGTCCTGAATCTGAACCCCATCCAGATTCTTCTGAAGTTGATGTACAGACACAGACTGGAGCACATGAAACACTTTTTGCCGATATCGTTGCTCAAGTGTCTGAGGCGTATCACTTCAATG GTATGGTGGATTACCAGCATGTTCTTGCTGTTCACGCTGATAATGCTAGAAGGAAAAAAAGGAATTGGGATGAAGAAGAACCACAATTCA GAAAGGGTGTTTTACTGGATTTTGATCATGAGGATTTGATGATGGTGGTTCCACCACTTTTTTCCACAAAGGATCTGCCAGAAAACGTTGT TTTAAAACCTTGCTCAGATCCGAGCTTGAAAAGGAAACAAGAGGTAGTAATGCAGCAGCGCTGGGAG ATGGAGATTGAGCAATGTCTTGCCATTGACTTCAACATTAAAGATATCCTAATT AAAGTATACTGGGAGAAATTCATACCCAGGGACTCAGAACGATGGCAGTGGCAGACAGCTGTTTGTGAATTGTTTGATGAGCGTCCAATATGGCTCAAAGAGTCATTAGCAGAACGTTTAATTGATCGAGGCCTGAATGTTGGAGGCAATGTGCTTAAAAG ATATCAAAAGACTGATTTTCGAGTGCCACCATTGTTACGAAGCTATTGTGATGCCAATGCCTCATCTGG ATTGAAGAACAATTGGAAGGATATTTGTGCATTTGAGGTTTTCCCATATAAATGCCAAGTTCTATTACAACTCTTTGAACTTAAGGATGATTATATTCAACAAGAAATCAAAAAACCTTCAAGTCAAGAAAGCTGCAGC CTGCAAACGGGATGGTTTTCATCTCATGTAATTGATTGCTTGAGATTGCGAGTAGCTCAGAGGTTTTTGACCGTATACCCCGAGGTTGGTGCAGAATCCATATTGAAGTCTGTTTCTAGACGCTTTGAGAGATCAAAGAAAGTACAGATTAATTTGAAGGATTTGAAAGGCAATGAAGGAAAACAGGCTAATGAAG ATATCGTACAGAGTGTTGATAAAGAACTCCCCATTGATGAAGTTGAATACGAGGAAGATGAAATGGAAGAAGACAATCTTGGGGAAGGTTTTGATGCAGCTGAG GTTGAAGAGGACAGGGATTTTTTGCTACGACCTCATTCAT ACACTGAACATGAAAATGTCTCGAAGGATTATCTCCAGGAGCTTTTTGGTAGTTTTCCCTTCAATGCTGCAGAAGGCGATGATGAAATGCAAGGTGCTGACCCATACGACGGAGAAGAATATCAGATTTACGAACATCATAGCGATGAAGGTGATGATGACTTCGATGATGAGGAATACTAA
- the LOC142528701 gene encoding uncharacterized protein LOC142528701 isoform X2, with protein MGIIEDGTISGNLPSSSKAFAVHYPGYPSSIERAVETLGGTEGILKVCTNKLNRLELHFRPEDPYSHPAFGELQPCNNFLLKISKKKVKSLINKNNPGGVPEHASAVNLEQNDTFPKLSETSQKIVRPESEPHPDSSEVDVQTQTGAHETLFADIVAQVSEAYHFNGMVDYQHVLAVHADNARRKKRNWDEEEPQFRKGVLLDFDHEDLMMVVPPLFSTKDLPENVVLKPCSDPSLKRKQEVVMQQRWEMEIEQCLAIDFNIKDILIKVYWEKFIPRDSERWQWQTAVCELFDERPIWLKESLAERLIDRGLNVGGNVLKRLLFIAAYYFSNGPFLRFWVKKGYDPRKDPESRIYQKTDFRVPPLLRSYCDANASSGLKNNWKDICAFEVFPYKCQVLLQLFELKDDYIQQEIKKPSSQESCSLQTGWFSSHVIDCLRLRVAQRFLTVYPEVGAESILKSVSRRFERSKKVQINLKDLKGNEGKQANEDIVQSVDKELPIDEVEYEEDEMEEDNLGEGFDAAEVEEDRDFLLRPHSYTEHENVSKDYLQELFGSFPFNAAEGDDEMQGADPYDGEEYQIYEHHSDEGDDDFDDEEY; from the exons ATGGGTATCATCGAGGACGGCACAATATCGGGTAATTTACCCAGCAGCAGCAAGGCGTTTGCTGTACACTACCCGGGTTACCCTTCTTCCATCGAACGCGCTGTTGAGACTTTGGGGGGTACCGAAGGCATTCTCAAG GTCTGTACCAATAAGTTAAACAGGTTGGAGCTACATTTTCGCCCGGAAGATCCATATTCACACCCAGCCTTTGGAGAACTCCAGCCCTGCAATAATTTTTTactgaaaatttcaaaaaagaaAGTTAAGAGtttgataaataaaaacaaCCCTGGTGGAGTTCCTGAACATGCATCAGCAGTTAATCTTGAGCAGAATGATACCTTTCCTAAATTATCTGAAACTTCACAAAAGATTGTTCGTCCTGAATCTGAACCCCATCCAGATTCTTCTGAAGTTGATGTACAGACACAGACTGGAGCACATGAAACACTTTTTGCCGATATCGTTGCTCAAGTGTCTGAGGCGTATCACTTCAATG GTATGGTGGATTACCAGCATGTTCTTGCTGTTCACGCTGATAATGCTAGAAGGAAAAAAAGGAATTGGGATGAAGAAGAACCACAATTCA GAAAGGGTGTTTTACTGGATTTTGATCATGAGGATTTGATGATGGTGGTTCCACCACTTTTTTCCACAAAGGATCTGCCAGAAAACGTTGT TTTAAAACCTTGCTCAGATCCGAGCTTGAAAAGGAAACAAGAGGTAGTAATGCAGCAGCGCTGGGAG ATGGAGATTGAGCAATGTCTTGCCATTGACTTCAACATTAAAGATATCCTAATT AAAGTATACTGGGAGAAATTCATACCCAGGGACTCAGAACGATGGCAGTGGCAGACAGCTGTTTGTGAATTGTTTGATGAGCGTCCAATATGGCTCAAAGAGTCATTAGCAGAACGTTTAATTGATCGAGGCCTGAATGTTGGAGGCAATGTGCTTAAAAG GCTTCTGTTCATAGCAGCATATTACTTCTCAAATGGGCCATTTCTAAGGTTCTGGGTCAAAAAAGGATATGATCCCCGAAAAGATCCTGAATCTCGCAT ATATCAAAAGACTGATTTTCGAGTGCCACCATTGTTACGAAGCTATTGTGATGCCAATGCCTCATCTGG ATTGAAGAACAATTGGAAGGATATTTGTGCATTTGAGGTTTTCCCATATAAATGCCAAGTTCTATTACAACTCTTTGAACTTAAGGATGATTATATTCAACAAGAAATCAAAAAACCTTCAAGTCAAGAAAGCTGCAGC CTGCAAACGGGATGGTTTTCATCTCATGTAATTGATTGCTTGAGATTGCGAGTAGCTCAGAGGTTTTTGACCGTATACCCCGAGGTTGGTGCAGAATCCATATTGAAGTCTGTTTCTAGACGCTTTGAGAGATCAAAGAAAGTACAGATTAATTTGAAGGATTTGAAAGGCAATGAAGGAAAACAGGCTAATGAAG ATATCGTACAGAGTGTTGATAAAGAACTCCCCATTGATGAAGTTGAATACGAGGAAGATGAAATGGAAGAAGACAATCTTGGGGAAGGTTTTGATGCAGCTGAG GTTGAAGAGGACAGGGATTTTTTGCTACGACCTCATTCAT ACACTGAACATGAAAATGTCTCGAAGGATTATCTCCAGGAGCTTTTTGGTAGTTTTCCCTTCAATGCTGCAGAAGGCGATGATGAAATGCAAGGTGCTGACCCATACGACGGAGAAGAATATCAGATTTACGAACATCATAGCGATGAAGGTGATGATGACTTCGATGATGAGGAATACTAA